Below is a genomic region from Isosphaeraceae bacterium EP7.
GGCCCCGACGCTTGCGGCCGAGAGCGTCTGCATCGCAGCCTGGCCGGTGCCGAATCGCGAGCAAGCCGACCCCGATGCCGCGCGGGTCGTCGAGCGTTGGCGCGAGCTGACGACGGCCGTGCGGAACTTGCGGGCCGAGCACAACGTGCCGGCGATCGCCAAGGTCCGCCCCTTGATCCTCGCCAGCGGCCAGGTTGCCGCCGACCTGGAGCAGGGCCGAGCGTTCATCCTGAGCCTCACGAATGCCGAGGAAATGACCATCGCCGAGTCGGCCGAACGCCCGACCGGGAGCGTGACGGCGGTTCTGGCCGACTTCGAGGTCATCTTGCCACTCGACGGCCTGATTGACCGGGAGGCCGAGGCCGAGCGGCACAAAAAGACGCTGGCGGGGCTGGATAAGCAACTCGCCGGGGTCCGTGCCAAGCTTAATAACGAGGGCTTCATCAGCCGCGCCCCCGTCGAGGTCGTCGAGCAGCAGCGGGCCAAAGAAGCCGAGCTGGTCGCCCAGCGGACCGCGGTCGCGGCCCTGCTCGGTCTCTGAGACGAACGATTGCCCCCTTCGTCGGCCCGACTTCGGGCCGCGAAGGGCTGCTGGGTGCGTTGACGGGTCGGCCCGGCCCCCTTATCATCGAGTCCGTCGAGCATGCTGACGGCCGAGTGTGGGGCCCCCCGTCCGGGGGCCGCGCCGTGGATGGATCGGTGCGCGAAGGGGGCGAACGCAGTGGCCGTTCAGATGGAACTTACCCGGATCATCATCAGCGAGAACGGCGATCAGCAGATCATCTTCCTGCGCGAGATCGACGGACCTCGCACGTTCCCCATCGTCATCGGCCTGTTCGAAGCCACCAGCATCGACCGTCGCGTGAAAGGGGCTCCCTCGCAACGCCCCCTGACGCACGACCTGCTGGCCAACACGATCGAGCTGATGGGCGGCGAGCTTCAGGACATTCACATCAGCGAGCTGCGAGATCACACGTACTTCGCCAAGCTGCGTATCAAGCACGACGGCGAGATTGTCGAGGTCGACAGCAGGCCCAGTGACGCCATCGCGCTGGCCGTCACGGTCGAGGTTCCTATCTTCGTCTCTGAAGACGTTCTCGACGAAGTTGGCCAGTGAGGGCGATCTGAGCCCACAAAATCGGTACCGGAGGGGTGGCAGAGTGGTCGATTGCGGCGGTCTTGAAAACC
It encodes:
- a CDS encoding bifunctional nuclease family protein; this encodes MAVQMELTRIIISENGDQQIIFLREIDGPRTFPIVIGLFEATSIDRRVKGAPSQRPLTHDLLANTIELMGGELQDIHISELRDHTYFAKLRIKHDGEIVEVDSRPSDAIALAVTVEVPIFVSEDVLDEVGQ